One window of the Rufibacter radiotolerans genome contains the following:
- a CDS encoding ammonium transporter encodes MSKELFVINNVWMMVSIFLVFIMHLGFATLESGLARSKNTVNILFKNSMIPPLGLLAYALWGFSLMYPGADFAGSFFGFAGFGITLPEGGETSAYNAGYTFWTDFLFQGMFAATAATIVSGAVAERIKFSSFMVFSILFVGLCYPIVGMWKWGGGFLNTLATPFYDFAGSTIVHSVGGWGALAGILLLGPRIGKYVEGKVKPIPGHSIPLATIGVFILWLGWFGFNGGSVLSAEPGAVSRVLVMTSLAAAAGAVGACLVSNVLFKSNDLTMVLNGILAGLVGITAGADQMGVVDSVVIGGVAGGLVVLGVVFFDKLKLDDPVGALSVHLVCGLWGTLAVGLFGKLAGTQQLISQLIGIGAVAVFSFGFAFVVWYVLKVTMGIRVTEREEIEGLDIHEHKMHAYPDINAPGYEISMPEKEEVLVPQLPARAAVTA; translated from the coding sequence ATGTCAAAAGAATTATTCGTCATCAACAACGTCTGGATGATGGTATCCATCTTCCTGGTTTTCATCATGCACCTGGGGTTCGCCACGCTGGAGTCTGGCCTGGCCCGCTCTAAAAACACGGTGAACATCTTGTTTAAGAACAGCATGATTCCGCCCCTTGGCCTGCTGGCCTACGCCCTGTGGGGGTTCTCCCTCATGTACCCGGGTGCAGATTTTGCCGGAAGCTTCTTTGGTTTCGCTGGTTTTGGCATTACGTTGCCAGAGGGCGGGGAGACCTCTGCCTATAACGCCGGCTACACCTTCTGGACCGATTTCCTTTTCCAGGGTATGTTCGCGGCCACCGCGGCTACCATTGTCTCTGGGGCAGTGGCCGAGCGGATCAAGTTCTCCAGCTTTATGGTCTTCTCCATCCTGTTTGTGGGCCTGTGCTACCCTATAGTGGGTATGTGGAAGTGGGGCGGAGGTTTCCTGAATACGCTGGCCACCCCGTTCTATGACTTTGCCGGTTCCACCATTGTGCACTCTGTGGGCGGATGGGGAGCGCTGGCTGGTATACTGCTGCTGGGGCCCAGAATTGGCAAATACGTAGAGGGCAAAGTAAAACCCATCCCGGGGCACAGCATTCCCTTGGCTACCATTGGCGTGTTTATCCTGTGGCTGGGCTGGTTTGGGTTTAACGGTGGCTCGGTGCTGTCAGCGGAGCCAGGTGCGGTTTCCAGGGTGTTGGTGATGACTAGCCTGGCTGCGGCGGCCGGTGCAGTGGGCGCTTGCCTGGTCTCTAACGTTCTTTTTAAGTCAAATGACCTTACCATGGTACTCAACGGCATTCTGGCCGGCTTGGTGGGCATTACCGCTGGCGCCGACCAAATGGGCGTGGTAGACTCAGTGGTGATTGGGGGCGTGGCCGGAGGCCTGGTAGTGCTGGGAGTGGTATTTTTTGATAAACTGAAGTTGGACGACCCGGTGGGAGCGCTTTCGGTGCACCTGGTGTGCGGCCTCTGGGGAACGCTGGCGGTGGGTCTGTTCGGGAAACTGGCCGGCACGCAGCAGTTAATCAGCCAACTGATAGGCATTGGGGCCGTGGCGGTCTTCTCCTTTGGGTTTGCGTTTGTGGTGTGGTATGTGCTCAAGGTCACCATGGGCATCAGAGTGACTGAGCGGGAGGAAATAGAAGGCTTGGACATTCATGAGCACAAGATGCATGCCTACCCAGACATTAACGCCCCGGGCTATGAGATCAGTATGCCTGAGAAAGAGGA
- a CDS encoding P-II family nitrogen regulator, producing MKKIEAIIRTSKFEDVYEALAEIGIPFMSTYDVKGFGLEHGASQVYRGTTYNVGFIPRTKVEIIAPDEQVDAVVSIILKVATTGKVGDGKIFIMDVEEVIRIRTGDVGELAL from the coding sequence ATGAAGAAGATTGAAGCAATCATTAGAACGTCCAAATTTGAGGATGTGTATGAGGCCCTGGCGGAGATAGGCATTCCGTTCATGTCTACCTATGATGTGAAGGGGTTCGGGCTGGAGCATGGGGCCTCTCAGGTGTACCGCGGCACTACCTATAACGTGGGGTTTATTCCCAGAACCAAGGTAGAGATCATTGCCCCAGATGAACAGGTAGACGCGGTGGTCTCCATTATACTCAAGGTAGCGACCACCGGCAAGGTAGGAGACGGCAAGATCTTCATCATGGACGTGGAAGAAGTGATCCGGATCAGGACCGGAGATGTGGGCGAACTGGCCCTGTAG